In Methanobrevibacter sp., the DNA window CTCATAGAAAACAATGAAGAAGTTGCAATAAAAGTCCAAAAGCCAAACATTCAAAAAATCATTGAAGCAGATGTAAAAATTATGGAATTTCTTGCAAACAATATGAACAAATACGTAGAAAGTACAAGAATATATAATCTTCCAGCTATCGTATATGAATTTAAGCGTTCCATAAGAAAAGAACTGAATTATAAGGAAGAAGTAATGAATATGGAACATTTAGCATATAACTTTAGAACAAATCCATACATATACATCCCAAAAGCATATACAGACTACTGCAATACAAGATTAATAACAATGGAATTCATTAAAGGAGCAGAAATGGAAAAGGTATTCGAAAGTACTGATCCAAAATACAATAAAAAATTAATTGCAACCAGAGGAGTAAAAGCTTACTTTAAACAGATATTCATTGATGGATTTTTCCATGCAGACCCACATCCAGGAAATCTAATGGTAATGGAAAATAATGTAGTTTGTTTTATTGATGAAGGAATGATGGGAATATTGGATGATAATTTTAAAGAAAATTTGGCAGAACTAATAATTCTCCTGATAAGTGGAAATACAGATCATCTTTTAAATCAGCTAAACTACATGGGCATAATCAATAACAGCCAAAAAGAAGATCCAAAATTAAAAGATGACGTAAATGACCTGATGAGCAAATACTATGGAGCAGACCTTAAGAATATGGAAGGTGGTCTCAAAGACCTTTTGGATGCAATGATAAAAAATAATGTGGTTTTACCTAGGGAATTCGTAATGATTGGAAGGGGGGTTGCATTAATTGAAGAAACAGGACAGAAATTAGACCCTGAATTCGATACAATTGCCCAATTAAAAAAGCTCAGCAAAAAGATATTATTAAATAAGTACAATCCAAAAAGAATTGCTAAAAATAGTGAAAATTACCTGCTGGAAATAGAACATTTAGCAAAAAATCTTCCAACAAGAATTGATAACCTAATTTATAAATTAGAAGATGGGGAAATTAGCATAACCCTAAAACATGCAGAACTGGAAAAACTAACACACCAATTATCTGTTTCAATAATCCTTGCAGCATTATTGGTAGGATCATCACTAACCATTGTTTCAAAAACAGGACCTAAATTATTTGACATGTCTGTATTTGGACTAGTTGGATTTTCATTTAGTGGAATATTAGCAGGATACCTTTTAATAAGATACATAAAAGATTCTGAAAAATAGATAAAATTTATTTAAAAAAACTTTTTTTATGAAATTATCAAATCAATATAAAGTAAGAATAGTTTAAAGAAAATATGATTTGATAGTTTTTAAGTATAATAATTAAACAAAATAAAATGCTCCTCTTAAAAGTATTGATTTTTTAGAGCAATTAAAAGTAAATGATATTTTAATAAGTATCGCCCGTATACTAACTCTCTTGAATCATAGGTAGATTACCCTTTCCTCCTCGAGCAACCCTCGAAACGGGCGGCCT includes these proteins:
- a CDS encoding AarF/ABC1/UbiB kinase family protein, which codes for MNIIPSTKNEYLKRINQIYAVLKKNDFGYVIEKNTFLKKFPFMRNRKAEKAAEFADETLPVRVRKVLEELGPAYIKLGQMLSTRPDLVGWEMANELEKLRDDTPATPFSEIKPVIEEQLGKPINEVYTDFDETPIGSASIGQVYKAILIENNEEVAIKVQKPNIQKIIEADVKIMEFLANNMNKYVESTRIYNLPAIVYEFKRSIRKELNYKEEVMNMEHLAYNFRTNPYIYIPKAYTDYCNTRLITMEFIKGAEMEKVFESTDPKYNKKLIATRGVKAYFKQIFIDGFFHADPHPGNLMVMENNVVCFIDEGMMGILDDNFKENLAELIILLISGNTDHLLNQLNYMGIINNSQKEDPKLKDDVNDLMSKYYGADLKNMEGGLKDLLDAMIKNNVVLPREFVMIGRGVALIEETGQKLDPEFDTIAQLKKLSKKILLNKYNPKRIAKNSENYLLEIEHLAKNLPTRIDNLIYKLEDGEISITLKHAELEKLTHQLSVSIILAALLVGSSLTIVSKTGPKLFDMSVFGLVGFSFSGILAGYLLIRYIKDSEK